In the genome of Spirochaetia bacterium, one region contains:
- a CDS encoding AAA family ATPase, protein MESKLDLFEAHATSSAQPLAYRMRPRTLDEYIGQEHIVGEGRLLRRAIKADQLSSVIFYGPPGTGKTTLARVIANTTKSHFSTLNAVLSGVSELRKEITDAKERLALYGKKTILFVDEVHRWNKSQQDALLPWVENGTFILIGATTENPFFEVNAALVSRSRIFQLKSLTDTDLEKIGHQALTDKERGYGNYAVSFEAGAFEHLVKVAKGDARSLLNALQLAVETSVEPFPPPVGTKIYISKDAAEQSIQQKAVLYDKEGDYHFDVISAFIKSLRGSDPDAALYWLAKMIDAGEDPRFIFRRMLISAAEDVGLADPRAIQVVEADAAAFDRIGMPEGRFHLGHAALYLATCLKSNTTLSLFDALATVREEKQADEVPNHLRDASRDSKGFGHGEGYLYPHAYKDHWVAQQYLPTSLQGKVFYTPGNLGYEAEVRDRVLSHREAQLEATQTDAFPENLTYSPGDKARQQWLSRTTSERGRLIELTKQLLYQNLHFTRSDRVLVLGAGHGLLLWEAFRKTPEGYVCAQVQTKEQLDHITHYASTLDKVLRPFVAMDSKEHFLATLDPALKFEKIIGRNIFNKFEETEQLLPLLKGKLAAGGVMAFAQTVPGEGSRLSDFVTDNSKLQALLKQAEQVIFKHDQSGLSGWNDQDLSAAFTEKGLYCTAKAIDQSELRHVLQSDIARWISGTYAEAWHCAGIEIDLEAVTKELVTYIADKNLKWNHHILILESATKKENLLKSQDKNKNTDEWQEVHKKTH, encoded by the coding sequence ATGGAAAGTAAATTGGATCTGTTTGAAGCACATGCTACATCCTCTGCCCAGCCGCTTGCCTACCGCATGCGTCCAAGGACATTGGATGAATACATAGGGCAGGAACACATTGTAGGTGAAGGACGATTGCTGAGAAGGGCAATCAAAGCGGACCAGCTTTCTTCGGTCATCTTCTATGGCCCTCCAGGCACAGGGAAAACCACTCTTGCCAGGGTAATAGCAAACACTACAAAAAGTCATTTTTCTACATTGAATGCCGTCTTGTCCGGTGTATCTGAGCTTCGCAAGGAAATTACCGACGCAAAGGAAAGACTTGCATTATATGGCAAGAAAACAATCCTTTTCGTCGATGAAGTCCACCGTTGGAACAAAAGCCAGCAGGATGCACTGTTACCCTGGGTAGAAAACGGCACATTCATACTGATCGGCGCCACTACCGAGAACCCTTTCTTTGAAGTCAATGCAGCCTTGGTTTCCCGTTCCAGGATCTTCCAATTGAAAAGTCTGACTGATACAGACCTGGAGAAAATCGGACATCAAGCACTGACAGACAAGGAACGTGGCTATGGAAACTATGCTGTCAGCTTTGAAGCCGGAGCATTCGAGCATTTGGTCAAAGTAGCAAAAGGCGACGCAAGGTCCCTGCTCAACGCACTTCAGCTGGCAGTAGAAACTTCAGTCGAGCCATTTCCTCCTCCGGTCGGAACAAAGATCTACATTTCAAAGGATGCTGCAGAGCAAAGCATACAGCAGAAAGCGGTGCTCTACGATAAAGAGGGAGATTATCATTTTGATGTCATCTCTGCCTTCATAAAAAGCCTGAGAGGCTCCGATCCTGATGCTGCTCTTTATTGGCTAGCAAAGATGATTGATGCAGGAGAAGACCCGCGTTTCATTTTCCGTCGTATGTTGATCAGTGCCGCAGAAGATGTCGGGCTTGCCGATCCTAGGGCAATTCAAGTCGTCGAAGCCGATGCCGCGGCATTCGACCGGATAGGCATGCCTGAAGGCAGATTCCATCTTGGACATGCAGCACTCTACCTTGCGACCTGCCTGAAAAGCAATACAACCCTTTCTCTATTTGATGCATTGGCAACAGTACGGGAAGAAAAACAGGCCGACGAAGTACCGAACCATCTCAGGGACGCAAGCCGTGACAGCAAGGGGTTCGGGCATGGAGAAGGTTATCTGTACCCTCATGCCTATAAGGACCATTGGGTAGCCCAACAGTATCTTCCCACATCCCTGCAGGGCAAGGTTTTCTATACACCGGGCAACCTAGGGTATGAAGCAGAAGTCAGGGACAGGGTGCTTTCCCATAGGGAAGCACAACTGGAAGCGACACAGACGGATGCTTTCCCTGAAAACCTCACCTATTCACCTGGGGACAAGGCCAGACAGCAATGGTTGTCCCGTACTACCAGTGAAAGGGGACGTCTGATTGAACTTACGAAGCAGTTGCTTTACCAAAACCTTCATTTTACCAGAAGTGACCGGGTCCTTGTACTCGGTGCAGGGCATGGACTGCTTCTGTGGGAAGCCTTCAGGAAAACTCCAGAAGGCTATGTCTGTGCCCAAGTCCAGACAAAGGAACAGCTTGATCATATTACTCACTATGCAAGCACGTTGGACAAGGTGCTCCGGCCTTTCGTAGCCATGGATAGCAAGGAACATTTTCTTGCTACCCTTGACCCTGCCTTGAAGTTTGAAAAGATAATAGGCAGAAACATCTTCAACAAGTTCGAAGAAACTGAACAGTTGCTGCCATTGCTGAAAGGCAAACTTGCTGCTGGCGGTGTCATGGCTTTTGCCCAGACGGTTCCAGGAGAAGGGTCTCGCCTATCAGATTTTGTCACCGACAATAGTAAATTGCAGGCATTGCTCAAACAGGCTGAACAAGTGATCTTCAAGCATGATCAGTCAGGGTTATCAGGATGGAATGACCAGGATCTGTCTGCGGCGTTCACAGAAAAAGGCCTGTACTGTACGGCAAAGGCCATTGATCAATCAGAATTACGGCATGTTCTGCAAAGTGACATAGCACGTTGGATAAGCGGAACCTATGCAGAGGCATGGCACTGTGCAGGTATTGAAATCGACCTTGAAGCAGTAACCAAGGAACTGGTGACCTACATTGCAGATAAAAATCTGAAATGGAACCATCATATACTGATTCTTGAATCAGCAACAAAAAAAGAAAACCTATTGAAATCTCAAGATAAAAACAAAAATACGGATGAATGGCAAGAAGTACACAAAAAAACACACTGA
- a CDS encoding IS1634 family transposase — protein sequence MYLSVIPQKRSNKHRMYIRESYRVHGVQKKRIVEDLGFVEDYLDVYDDPVAHFKEIARKKTSEKNYLDEEVEVKIRIHDFLDKQQIEKTDFSNRKNLGYIIISHFYHKLKLDKFINSRKRSTDITFNMDKVFQMLIYARIINPDSKLGTFSSRETFFEPMDFELQHVYRTLDYLFRWRSGLVRHLNNQMKKQFKRDTTLMYYDVTNYYFEIDDPKGMKQGGVSKEHRPGPIIQMGLFMDDMGVPVSYRLFDGNTNDCLTLQPNMETIRDDLQMEDIVVVADKGMMTGDNRGNILLDHNGYVISHTVRGADAEMKGWVKDQDDYICLDVPEKEQRYEKIRKGRTPGTGSTPRVKMKARFHPARINVKDKETGKTSKVSINERQIVYYSQKFADKAKKDREDAINKAMRFVDSGSTAVMNNYGSNKYIKTDIVAADGESLSKADCIRPYFNEQKLEEDEMLDGYYVICTNVIGLEPGDRPLNAKSRFLKDNYFQLNKTVSDLDIIEMYRGLWEIEETFKITKSYLNFRPVFHSKEERIEAHFLSCFVSLVITRLIEQAVESRWSTLQIIESLQKASGTEFENNMYVFDYYDDILEAFDKKLGTQFKRKYMTKGDLKNIIGKMKKG from the coding sequence ATGTATCTGTCCGTAATTCCACAAAAACGTTCCAACAAACACCGGATGTACATACGGGAATCGTATCGGGTGCATGGGGTCCAAAAGAAAAGGATCGTTGAAGATCTGGGGTTCGTTGAAGATTATCTGGATGTGTATGATGATCCGGTAGCTCACTTCAAGGAGATTGCAAGGAAGAAAACCTCTGAGAAGAATTATCTGGACGAAGAAGTCGAGGTCAAAATCAGGATCCATGATTTCCTTGACAAACAGCAAATAGAAAAAACTGACTTCAGCAACAGAAAGAATCTGGGATACATCATCATTTCCCATTTCTACCACAAGTTGAAACTCGACAAGTTCATCAACAGCAGAAAGAGGTCAACCGATATCACATTCAACATGGACAAGGTTTTCCAGATGCTCATCTATGCAAGGATCATAAACCCGGATTCCAAGCTGGGGACCTTCAGCAGCAGGGAAACCTTCTTCGAACCGATGGATTTTGAACTGCAGCATGTGTACAGGACCTTGGATTATCTGTTCCGGTGGAGGTCAGGCCTGGTAAGGCATCTGAACAATCAGATGAAGAAGCAGTTCAAGAGGGATACCACGTTGATGTACTATGATGTCACCAATTACTACTTTGAGATCGACGATCCCAAGGGGATGAAGCAAGGGGGCGTCTCCAAGGAGCATCGTCCCGGCCCGATAATCCAGATGGGCCTTTTCATGGATGACATGGGCGTGCCTGTAAGTTACCGGCTCTTTGATGGGAATACCAATGATTGCCTGACACTCCAGCCCAATATGGAAACGATCAGGGATGACCTTCAAATGGAAGACATTGTCGTCGTTGCAGACAAAGGCATGATGACGGGTGACAACAGGGGGAACATCCTCCTTGATCATAACGGCTATGTAATAAGCCATACGGTAAGGGGTGCTGATGCAGAGATGAAAGGCTGGGTAAAGGACCAGGATGATTACATCTGCCTTGATGTCCCGGAGAAGGAACAGCGGTATGAGAAGATAAGGAAAGGGAGGACGCCGGGAACAGGCAGTACTCCCCGGGTAAAAATGAAGGCGAGGTTTCATCCTGCAAGGATCAATGTCAAGGACAAGGAGACCGGGAAAACAAGCAAGGTATCAATCAATGAAAGGCAGATCGTCTATTATAGTCAAAAATTTGCAGACAAGGCGAAGAAGGACAGGGAAGATGCGATAAACAAGGCCATGAGATTCGTTGACAGCGGAAGTACTGCGGTCATGAACAACTATGGCAGCAATAAGTATATCAAGACTGATATCGTTGCAGCCGACGGGGAATCCCTTTCAAAGGCAGATTGCATAAGACCCTACTTCAACGAACAGAAACTGGAAGAAGATGAAATGCTTGACGGGTATTATGTCATCTGCACAAATGTAATCGGCCTGGAGCCGGGTGACAGACCGCTGAATGCGAAAAGCAGGTTCTTGAAGGATAATTACTTCCAGTTGAACAAGACTGTAAGTGACCTTGATATCATTGAAATGTACCGGGGCTTATGGGAAATAGAAGAGACCTTCAAGATAACAAAGAGCTATTTGAACTTCAGGCCTGTCTTCCATAGCAAGGAAGAGCGCATAGAGGCCCATTTCCTCTCGTGTTTTGTGTCTTTGGTAATCACACGACTGATTGAACAGGCAGTTGAATCAAGATGGTCGACACTGCAAATCATTGAAAGTCTTCAAAAGGCTTCAGGGACTGAATTCGAAAACAACATGTATGTCTTTGATTATTATGATGACATCCTGGAAGCATTTGATAAAAAGCTGGGAACCCAATTCAAACGAAAATATATGACAAAAGGTGACTTGAAAAATATCATAGGAAAGATGAAAAAGGGTTAA